Genomic segment of Raphanus sativus cultivar WK10039 unplaced genomic scaffold, ASM80110v3 Scaffold4469, whole genome shotgun sequence:
atttaaatagtaaaataaaatattaaaaactatattttaaatctGAAATACTTTCATGTTATATTAAAGCCGATATctattcatataaaataaaatttctgaaatattaaagtttaaagataaatatatttgtgggtctttggtataaaaccaaataaaccgaaaaccgacggtatatataccgaaccaaaccaaagtaaatatggtttaaattatttataaaccaaaataccaaaaaacgaaaaaataCAAACCAAAATCGAAATAAAACCGAACTGCTATCCGGCTTGAACATCCCTACCCGAAACTAAAAAGATATCCAGATTAAACATACCTAATATATtcttatcataaaaataatgaaattcaTAATCTCATTTCGCGCATGGCGCGGATTAGGTTATTACCTAGTATATAAGATATGTGACAAGGCGTGTAAAAAATGTCTCTGCTTTTCATCCAAAAAACAatgtaaagaaaataaattaaacatgaGGATCAGAtacaaacaaaatttattttcgaaCATGAAACATCAAACACAATCTTATTTACATCCAAAAAGGTTGTAGAAACAAATTAAACATAAGGATCATATACAAACAAAATTTACTTTCGAGAGTACATGCCAAACATGAAACACCAAATACAATCTTATTAAACATCCTAAAAGGATgtacaaaaaaaaggaaattaaacaTGAGGATTAGATAAGAGGGGTAAAAGACAAAGAGGCGAATTGAGAGGCATATATGAAGGAAAATGATGGAATATTCCCGAACCGATATGGTAAACACCAAGGCCATATCCTATGTAATATATTGAGTTAGGCTTAAGTCTATGATACTTGCTTGCCTCCACACAAAACGTTTCATTAGTACCAAAAAATATGCAGAGATCTCCAATGTCTTTAGTGTATCTAGCAGTAATTTCTCCATCTTTCACCTTTTTATCTAGCAGAAACACCATGAATCTCttggttttttttaatatagtcTCGTTGTCGTCATATGTCTCCACGTACCTGCACGAATGTTGTTAGTTATATTGGAGTATGATTCCTAGATAACTTAGGAATAATACTCCAATATTGGAGTATGATTCCTAGATAACTTAGGAATCATACTCCAATAAGTTATTGTctttaattagttaatttagTTATTCAAACTATAAGCAGTACCGTCTCACTATGAAACATTTGCCACAAGACGACTCAACCATGTGCTCACTCTTGCAGCACAAAGCCAACAACTCCCACTCGGATTGTGGTATTTTTGGCAGGTTTCTCAGGTTCAAAATCGTATACCTTCTCTTCATGTTGACGTCAAAAGAAAGCAAGTAACTTGCTCCTGTTATAACAAGGAACAACATTTGGTTTCTTGGGGAATATATGGCATCACATAAGTCTACATGGTATCCTTCAATATCCATTTGTGTCCATTGTGAGACCCAATTAGGCCTACAGTAGTAGAGGTCATTGCCTAAGAACTTGACGAACACTACATAACCATCATCTTGGTCAGGAGGAGAAGATATAGAGACATTTACGATTGCAGTGGATCGAAGACGCAAAGGATCAgaaagtgaaggaagagaaATGACTCTACATGTCGCTAGATTGAACACATTGCTTAGATAGACAGTTCCATCATGTTTGCTCATAAAAGCTGTCCAGCCACATGAGCTTCCGATTACTCGTGACCCTTCATACAACAACTTTGGAAATGTCTTGTGTGTAACGTCGATGATCTCTTCCTTTCTCAGATCAAGTAACTTGAAGTTCATAACGATTTTTTCCGCTTCTAAAGAAGACTCTCCCACTTCGTCACCTT
This window contains:
- the LOC108832648 gene encoding uncharacterized protein LOC108832648 translates to MGWNLDEFGVASWTTMSLLFNHFAELFVEEEGEEDHKTRFVFSSSPQKQTPFMILEGDEVGESSLEAEKIVMNFKLLDLRKEEIIDVTHKTFPKLLYEGSRVIGSSCGWTAFMSKHDGTVYLSNVFNLATCRVISLPSLSDPLRLRSTAIVNVSISSPPDQDDGYVVFVKFLGNDLYYCRPNWVSQWTQMDIEGYHVDLCDAIYSPRNQMLFLVITGASYLLSFDVNMKRRYTILNLRNLPKIPQSEWELLALCCKSEHMVESSCGKCFIVRRYVETYDDNETILKKTKRFMVFLLDKKVKDGEITARYTKDIGDLCIFFGTNETFCVEASKYHRLKPNSIYYIGYGLGVYHIGSGIFHHFPSYMPLNSPLCLLPLLSNPHV